The following proteins are co-located in the Haliovirga abyssi genome:
- a CDS encoding GntR family transcriptional regulator, whose amino-acid sequence MKKIIKSSIIPLYYQVKEIIKNMIENEELKVGDMIPSERELCDQLEVSRMTINKAVLSLVDEGLLYREQGKGTFVSKPKEFRQLLQMRGFTEEMKLKGLSIETKILDFKTEQLEEKFKKSMGMVPELKEAIVLKRVRIVEGVPYAIETAWIPKEYCPNLTKEELEGNSLYKIFKEKYDYIPEYAKQSIKPIKIEGENAEILEVEEGELGLLFNRKTYLEDGRIIEYTKTINRSDKYNYEVILK is encoded by the coding sequence ATGAAAAAAATAATTAAAAGCAGTATTATCCCTTTATATTATCAAGTAAAAGAGATAATAAAAAATATGATTGAAAACGAAGAATTAAAAGTAGGGGATATGATTCCATCTGAAAGAGAACTGTGTGACCAACTTGAAGTAAGTAGAATGACTATAAATAAAGCGGTTCTATCTCTTGTTGATGAAGGGTTGCTATACAGAGAACAAGGAAAAGGAACTTTTGTGTCAAAGCCGAAAGAGTTTCGTCAACTGTTGCAAATGAGAGGGTTTACTGAAGAGATGAAATTAAAAGGGCTGAGTATAGAAACAAAAATATTAGATTTTAAGACAGAACAATTAGAAGAAAAATTCAAAAAAAGTATGGGAATGGTGCCAGAATTAAAAGAAGCTATTGTTTTAAAAAGAGTAAGAATAGTAGAAGGAGTCCCATATGCTATTGAAACAGCATGGATACCAAAAGAATATTGTCCAAATTTAACAAAAGAAGAATTAGAAGGGAACTCTTTGTATAAAATATTTAAGGAAAAATATGATTATATTCCAGAATATGCAAAACAAAGCATAAAACCAATTAAAATAGAAGGTGAAAATGCGGAAATTTTAGAAGTAGAAGAAGGAGAATTGGGTCTTTTATTTAATAGAAAAACTTATTTAGAAGATGGACGAATAATAGAATATACAAAAACAATAAACAGAAGTGATAAATATAATTATGAAGTAATACTAAAATAA
- a CDS encoding carbohydrate ABC transporter permease produces MFKIKGDKKAIFLFLFPAAFMMIVFLFYPLVRTFYKSMFYSLNNISPRFIGFGNYIKMFKDPAISKSIINTLIFMLASVFVQVGIGVLLAMLVDMIRAGQNFFKTVYLFPVVVSAAALGLMFNLFYGYDGGLLNSFLAIFGIGKVVWLTEKTSLLMVIIPTVWQYVGFYFVIILTAITKIPTTFYEAAHLEGANAYHRITKITLPLIFGDIKVSIMLAITGTLKVFDFVWIITQGGPFDSSQVLGTYMYDITFQRRLFGYGSSIAVLIVVLGFALTFFTNKFLKSEDITY; encoded by the coding sequence GTGTTTAAAATAAAAGGAGATAAAAAAGCAATTTTTCTATTCCTTTTTCCAGCTGCATTTATGATGATAGTCTTTTTATTCTATCCATTAGTTAGAACATTTTATAAAAGTATGTTTTATAGCTTAAATAACATAAGCCCTAGATTTATTGGATTTGGAAATTATATAAAAATGTTTAAAGATCCTGCAATTAGCAAATCGATAATAAATACATTAATCTTTATGCTAGCTTCAGTATTTGTACAAGTAGGGATTGGAGTACTCTTGGCAATGCTGGTAGATATGATTAGAGCAGGACAAAACTTTTTCAAAACAGTATATCTATTTCCTGTTGTTGTATCAGCAGCAGCTTTGGGACTAATGTTTAATCTATTTTATGGATATGATGGTGGATTATTAAATTCATTTTTAGCAATATTTGGAATAGGAAAAGTAGTGTGGCTTACAGAAAAGACATCATTATTAATGGTAATAATACCAACTGTTTGGCAATATGTAGGATTCTACTTTGTAATTATATTAACTGCAATAACTAAAATACCTACTACTTTTTATGAAGCAGCTCATTTAGAAGGAGCTAATGCATATCATAGAATAACTAAAATAACACTTCCGTTAATATTTGGAGATATAAAAGTATCGATAATGTTAGCTATTACAGGGACATTAAAAGTATTTGATTTCGTATGGATAATAACTCAAGGTGGACCTTTTGATTCATCGCAAGTATTAGGAACATATATGTATGATATTACATTTCAAAGAAGATTATTTGGATATGGGTCATCAATTGCAGTTTTAATAGTTGTATTAGGTTTTGCGTTAACATTTTTTACAAATAAATTTTTAAAAAGCGAAGATATAACATACTAG
- a CDS encoding ABC transporter ATP-binding protein — translation MAKVILKDMEKTYPNGFKAVHGHNLEIKDGEFMVFVGPSGCAKSTTLRMIAGLEEITGGTVAIGDTIVNELPPKDRGIAMVFQNYALYPHMNVYDNMAFGLKLAKTPKEEIDKRVKNAAEILGITDLLDRKPKEMSGGQRQRVAVGRAIVRDPKVFLFDEPLSNLDAQLRVHMRVEITKLHKRLKTTMIYVTHDQVEAMTMGDRICVMELGVIKQVDTPLNLYNKPENKFVAGFIGSPSMNIVEAKLEKDGDTTYVVTEHMKLRLPKEKADKVQKYVGKEVWFGIRPEHIGSHETHPNEKDNYVKSEIYVVEQMGNEVFVYFTPGKNQYIARLGSEGVTVKSGQKYELWFDTTKCHIFDKETEENISL, via the coding sequence TTGGCAAAAGTAATATTAAAAGATATGGAAAAAACATATCCAAATGGATTCAAAGCGGTGCATGGACACAATTTGGAAATAAAAGATGGAGAATTTATGGTATTTGTAGGGCCATCTGGTTGTGCAAAATCAACAACACTTAGAATGATAGCAGGATTAGAAGAGATAACAGGAGGAACAGTAGCAATAGGAGATACAATAGTAAATGAGTTGCCGCCAAAAGATAGAGGAATAGCAATGGTGTTTCAAAATTATGCCTTGTATCCACATATGAATGTATATGATAATATGGCATTTGGTCTTAAATTAGCAAAAACACCAAAAGAAGAGATAGACAAAAGAGTAAAAAATGCAGCAGAAATATTGGGGATAACAGATCTATTAGATAGGAAACCAAAAGAGATGTCAGGAGGACAAAGACAAAGAGTAGCGGTGGGAAGAGCAATAGTAAGAGATCCGAAAGTGTTTTTATTTGATGAACCATTGTCAAATTTGGATGCTCAATTAAGAGTACACATGAGAGTAGAGATAACAAAATTGCATAAGAGATTAAAAACAACAATGATATATGTAACTCATGACCAAGTAGAAGCGATGACAATGGGAGATAGAATATGTGTAATGGAATTAGGAGTAATAAAACAAGTAGACACTCCATTAAATTTATATAATAAACCAGAAAATAAATTTGTAGCAGGATTTATAGGCAGTCCATCAATGAATATAGTAGAAGCAAAATTAGAAAAAGATGGAGATACAACATATGTAGTAACAGAACATATGAAATTAAGATTACCAAAAGAAAAAGCAGATAAAGTACAAAAATATGTAGGAAAAGAGGTATGGTTTGGAATAAGACCAGAACATATAGGGAGTCATGAAACGCATCCAAACGAAAAAGATAATTATGTAAAATCAGAAATATATGTAGTAGAACAAATGGGAAATGAAGTATTTGTATATTTCACACCAGGAAAAAATCAATATATAGCAAGATTAGGAAGTGAAGGAGTAACAGTAAAATCAGGACAAAAATATGAATTGTGGTTTGATACAACTAAATGTCATATATTTGACAAAGAGACAGAAGAAAATATAAGTTTGTAA
- the murQ gene encoding N-acetylmuramic acid 6-phosphate etherase, producing the protein MSEDINRETINIDSMNSLEIVEKMNNEDKKIAFAVEYEKHNIAKSIDLITEKLSSGGKLFYVGSGTSGKLGVIDASECPPTFGVDDKMVQGIISGGKDAISGWLEQTEDNEELAISDLKKYGVTKKDVIVGISASGNTPYVISALKYAKSNGISTVGICCKKTGKIRNIVDVDISVEVGAEVIMGSTRLKSGTAQKMILNMISTGVMIRLGKVYGNLMINVQPINKKLQNRLISIVALATEINKKEAERILLKAENNPKLAIIMIENRCDLQSAKTFLEKHNNIITRKTFMNKEE; encoded by the coding sequence GTGAGTGAAGATATAAATAGAGAAACTATTAATATTGACAGTATGAATTCTCTGGAAATAGTAGAAAAAATGAATAATGAAGATAAAAAGATAGCATTTGCCGTAGAATATGAAAAACATAATATTGCTAAGTCAATAGATTTGATAACAGAAAAATTAAGCTCTGGTGGGAAACTGTTTTATGTAGGAAGTGGAACAAGCGGAAAGTTAGGGGTAATTGATGCGTCAGAATGTCCGCCTACATTTGGGGTAGATGATAAAATGGTTCAAGGCATTATTTCAGGGGGAAAAGATGCTATTAGTGGTTGGTTAGAACAAACAGAAGATAATGAAGAGTTAGCTATAAGTGATCTGAAAAAATATGGTGTAACAAAAAAAGATGTTATTGTTGGAATATCTGCAAGTGGGAATACACCTTATGTAATATCGGCGTTAAAGTATGCAAAATCTAATGGGATAAGTACAGTTGGAATTTGTTGTAAAAAAACAGGAAAAATAAGAAATATTGTAGATGTAGATATTAGTGTGGAAGTTGGAGCAGAAGTTATAATGGGGTCTACGAGATTAAAAAGTGGAACTGCTCAAAAAATGATATTGAATATGATATCAACTGGTGTGATGATAAGGCTAGGAAAAGTGTATGGAAATTTAATGATCAATGTACAACCTATAAATAAAAAATTGCAAAATAGACTTATTAGTATTGTTGCTTTAGCAACAGAGATTAATAAGAAAGAAGCTGAAAGAATATTATTGAAAGCAGAAAATAATCCTAAATTAGCGATTATTATGATAGAAAATAGATGTGATTTACAATCAGCTAAAACTTTTTTAGAAAAACATAATAACATTATTACAAGGAAAACATTTATGAATAAGGAGGAGTAA
- the nagA gene encoding N-acetylglucosamine-6-phosphate deacetylase translates to MQAIINGKIILNNRILSNKALVFKDKIVQIVDADKLDIIFNNIDKIDAKGMYVSPGFIDVHIHGTAGKDVMDGDFDSLNVISKELVKNGVTGFLATTMTMDAKSIYKALDNIKENKDLVEGAKILGTHLEGPFISPKKAGAQAPEYIIKPSYKFIKNYVDIIKIITYAPEEDNNLEFTKEIKEKSNIVLSIGHTNANYDETMNAINSGASHITHTFNAMPPLHHREPGVLGAAFQTDVTCEIIADTIHVNKNLFNFVLKEKGSDKIVLITDAMRAACLKSGIYDLGGQEVIVDETSARLKDGTLAGSILTLNKAVRNIKKYSDADIVTSVKLATINPAKVIGLEKSKGSLDINKDADIVIFDDNINVYCTIVGGEIKYCKK, encoded by the coding sequence ATGCAGGCTATAATTAACGGAAAAATAATTTTAAATAATAGAATATTGAGTAATAAAGCTTTAGTATTTAAAGATAAAATAGTTCAAATAGTTGATGCTGATAAGCTTGATATTATTTTTAATAATATTGATAAAATAGATGCTAAAGGAATGTATGTGTCGCCTGGTTTTATTGATGTACACATTCACGGGACAGCTGGAAAAGATGTTATGGACGGCGATTTTGATTCTTTAAATGTAATAAGTAAAGAGTTAGTTAAAAATGGGGTAACTGGATTTTTAGCCACTACAATGACAATGGATGCAAAATCAATATATAAAGCTTTGGATAACATAAAAGAAAATAAAGATTTAGTAGAAGGAGCTAAAATATTAGGGACACATTTAGAAGGACCATTTATAAGCCCTAAAAAAGCAGGAGCTCAAGCACCAGAGTATATAATAAAACCTAGTTATAAATTTATTAAAAATTATGTAGATATAATTAAGATAATTACATATGCACCTGAAGAAGATAATAATTTAGAGTTTACAAAAGAGATAAAAGAAAAGAGTAATATTGTATTGTCAATTGGACACACAAATGCAAATTATGATGAAACTATGAATGCGATAAATAGTGGAGCTTCTCATATTACACATACTTTTAATGCAATGCCGCCACTTCATCATAGAGAGCCTGGAGTATTAGGAGCAGCATTCCAAACAGATGTTACTTGCGAGATTATTGCAGATACAATACATGTTAATAAAAATTTATTTAATTTCGTATTAAAGGAAAAAGGGAGTGATAAAATAGTATTAATAACCGATGCAATGAGAGCTGCTTGCTTAAAATCTGGAATTTATGACTTGGGCGGACAAGAAGTAATTGTAGATGAAACATCAGCTAGATTAAAAGATGGGACTTTAGCAGGAAGTATTTTGACTTTGAATAAAGCAGTTAGAAATATAAAAAAATATTCTGATGCAGACATTGTAACTTCTGTAAAACTAGCAACTATAAATCCTGCAAAAGTAATAGGATTAGAAAAAAGCAAAGGAAGTTTAGATATAAATAAAGATGCAGATATAGTGATATTTGATGATAATATAAATGTATATTGTACAATTGTTGGTGGAGAAATAAAATATTGTAAGAAATAA
- the nagZ gene encoding beta-N-acetylhexosaminidase, whose translation MNNMSLDEKIGQLILGQLKGNELNKEMKEFIMKYRLGGYRFSGENIENLPQVTKFISDVKRFCEENSIKEPIFGADQEGGTLSVFENLLSQFPSTMALGATTDVKLAYDEGNVIGYELSNLGIDMAFAPVADLNLQKNNPVIGVRSFGDNPEKVSKFCIKFAKGLNDGGVLNSAKHFPGHGNTTADSHIGLAENSFSEKEIRDIEIKPFIKLIENGIDTIMVSHVIYKNIEKNKIPASMSKIIITDILRNELKYNGVIISDDMEMGAILKKYPIEEAVVKFLLAGGDMALVNGTKEAQIKAVEGIKEAVKLGIISEERINQSVERILKLKSKAKKLKINKKSPRKKTEEVIKDISEKALTLYSDNKKLLPIKKNLKLLLLLPESINMTEADTSGNKINKFGVYLKEKIKNVDIITYKLNENLLGDSDILKKIEKSDILIQGILNGMRFKNQIEFINNISSKIDTIAITLRDPYELKLFSKDITAIAAYSQDDITMKSLAKAITEKFEFNFILPVKI comes from the coding sequence ATGAATAATATGAGTTTAGATGAAAAAATTGGTCAATTAATTTTAGGACAATTAAAAGGAAATGAACTTAACAAAGAGATGAAAGAGTTTATAATGAAATATAGATTAGGGGGCTATAGATTTAGCGGTGAAAATATTGAAAATTTGCCACAAGTAACTAAATTTATATCAGATGTAAAAAGATTTTGTGAGGAAAACAGTATAAAAGAACCAATTTTTGGAGCTGATCAAGAAGGCGGAACTCTTTCTGTATTTGAAAATTTATTATCTCAATTTCCAAGTACAATGGCGTTAGGAGCTACAACAGATGTTAAATTAGCTTATGATGAAGGGAATGTTATAGGATATGAATTATCAAATTTAGGAATAGATATGGCATTTGCTCCAGTGGCAGATTTGAATTTACAAAAGAATAATCCTGTGATTGGAGTTCGATCTTTTGGAGATAATCCTGAGAAAGTATCTAAATTTTGCATAAAATTTGCAAAAGGATTAAATGATGGCGGAGTATTAAATTCAGCTAAACATTTTCCAGGGCATGGGAATACAACTGCGGATTCACATATTGGATTAGCAGAAAATAGTTTTTCGGAAAAAGAGATAAGAGATATTGAGATAAAACCATTTATAAAATTAATAGAAAATGGAATAGATACTATAATGGTTTCTCATGTGATTTATAAAAATATAGAAAAAAACAAAATTCCAGCTAGTATGTCAAAGATTATAATTACGGATATTTTGAGGAATGAACTTAAATATAATGGAGTTATAATAAGCGATGATATGGAGATGGGAGCAATTTTAAAAAAATATCCAATAGAAGAAGCTGTTGTGAAGTTTTTATTAGCAGGTGGAGATATGGCGTTAGTAAATGGGACAAAAGAGGCACAAATTAAAGCAGTAGAAGGAATAAAAGAAGCTGTGAAATTAGGGATTATTTCAGAAGAAAGAATTAATCAATCGGTTGAAAGAATTTTAAAATTAAAATCTAAAGCAAAAAAACTAAAAATAAATAAAAAGAGTCCACGAAAGAAAACTGAAGAGGTAATAAAAGATATTAGCGAAAAAGCATTAACTTTATATAGTGATAACAAAAAATTGTTACCAATTAAAAAAAATTTAAAACTGTTATTACTTTTACCTGAATCAATTAATATGACAGAAGCAGATACAAGTGGAAATAAAATTAATAAATTTGGAGTATATTTGAAAGAAAAAATTAAAAATGTAGATATAATAACTTATAAATTAAATGAAAATTTATTGGGAGATAGTGATATTTTGAAAAAAATTGAGAAATCAGATATATTAATTCAAGGAATTTTAAATGGAATGAGGTTTAAAAATCAAATTGAATTTATAAATAATATTTCTAGTAAAATAGATACAATTGCGATAACATTAAGAGATCCATATGAATTGAAACTGTTTTCTAAAGATATAACAGCTATTGCAGCATATTCTCAAGATGATATTACAATGAAAAGTTTAGCAAAAGCTATAACAGAAAAGTTTGAATTTAATTTCATCCTCCCAGTTAAGATATAA
- the nagB gene encoding glucosamine-6-phosphate deaminase — protein sequence MRLIISESVGEWAAIYVAKKINLHKSEKPFVLGLPTGSTPIKMYNKLIELNKKGKVSFKNVVTFNMDEYVNLSENHPESYHTFMKENFFNHIDIKEENINILNGNAKDLDEECAEYEKKIESYGGIDLFIGGVGEDGHIAFNEPGSSLSSKTRTKELTEDTRIVNSRFFGGKIENVPKVALTVGVGTILGSKEVLIMATGYKKSLAVYNGVEGSVNHMWTISALQLHRYGILVCDEKATMELKVKTVNYFKDIEKEFLDVDKLEKEL from the coding sequence ATGAGATTAATAATAAGTGAATCTGTAGGAGAATGGGCAGCAATATATGTTGCTAAAAAAATAAATTTGCATAAATCGGAAAAACCATTTGTATTAGGATTGCCAACAGGAAGTACTCCAATAAAAATGTATAATAAATTAATAGAATTAAATAAAAAAGGAAAAGTTAGTTTTAAAAATGTGGTAACATTTAATATGGATGAATATGTAAATTTATCAGAAAATCATCCAGAAAGTTATCATACATTTATGAAAGAGAATTTTTTTAACCATATAGATATAAAAGAAGAAAATATAAATATATTAAATGGAAATGCTAAAGATTTAGATGAAGAATGTGCAGAGTATGAGAAGAAAATAGAAAGTTATGGGGGAATAGACCTATTTATAGGCGGAGTAGGAGAAGATGGTCATATAGCATTTAATGAACCGGGATCATCACTAAGTTCAAAAACAAGAACAAAAGAATTAACAGAAGATACAAGAATAGTAAACTCTAGGTTTTTTGGAGGAAAAATAGAAAATGTTCCAAAAGTAGCATTAACAGTAGGGGTAGGGACAATACTTGGCTCAAAAGAAGTGTTGATAATGGCAACAGGCTATAAAAAATCATTAGCAGTTTATAATGGAGTAGAAGGAAGTGTAAATCACATGTGGACAATATCTGCATTGCAATTGCATAGATATGGGATATTAGTGTGTGATGAAAAAGCAACAATGGAATTAAAAGTAAAAACAGTAAATTATTTTAAGGATATTGAAAAAGAGTTTTTAGATGTTGATAAATTAGAAAAAGAGCTTTAG
- a CDS encoding ABC transporter substrate-binding protein: protein MKAIKKNVVMVMVLMFVAGVVAQGGVFDFLFKKKAEKKVPEIRIATMFGGTDPAAKVYQAALKDFEAANNVKILDESATGDDAFKTKIENDFAAGNEADLTFYFTGGMGAPLIKSGRVVPLNDLLSADTKWGNGILDSVKEQVKEPNGNIYAIPVTGFYEGLMVNTQLFEKYNLELPTDWDKFIKAVKVLKENGEVPLAIGLGKTPHYAIEYFILKAAGAKGHDSGLVNGINNFWVQGLDEIKTLYAMGAFPKDSLTTGWEAAQNLYKQGKAGMTIEGSWFVGGLPDQDHTKVLPVPAIPGTKGVNSDIIAGFTSGYYLSKRAYNDPNKKDIVLKLLKYLTTPAMIKKMATANGGVPAANVKIEGLSPAKASGNAMVAKAEHMSLPIDAQISRPAFMEIVRGVPYISVGRKDSRAVLETARNVELEAKGK from the coding sequence ATGAAAGCTATTAAGAAAAATGTAGTGATGGTAATGGTTTTAATGTTTGTTGCAGGGGTAGTAGCACAAGGTGGAGTATTTGACTTTTTATTTAAGAAAAAAGCGGAAAAGAAAGTACCTGAGATAAGAATAGCAACAATGTTTGGTGGAACAGACCCAGCGGCTAAAGTTTATCAAGCAGCTTTAAAAGATTTTGAAGCAGCAAATAATGTAAAAATTTTAGATGAGTCAGCTACAGGCGATGACGCATTTAAAACAAAAATAGAAAATGATTTTGCAGCAGGAAATGAAGCTGATTTAACATTTTACTTTACTGGTGGAATGGGAGCTCCATTAATAAAATCAGGAAGAGTGGTTCCATTAAATGATTTATTAAGTGCAGATACAAAATGGGGGAATGGAATTTTAGATAGCGTAAAAGAACAAGTAAAAGAACCAAATGGCAATATTTATGCGATACCAGTTACAGGTTTTTATGAAGGATTAATGGTCAACACACAATTATTTGAAAAGTATAATTTAGAATTACCTACAGATTGGGATAAATTTATAAAAGCAGTAAAAGTTTTAAAAGAAAATGGAGAGGTTCCTTTAGCAATTGGATTAGGAAAAACACCTCATTATGCTATTGAATATTTTATTTTGAAAGCAGCAGGGGCAAAAGGACACGATTCAGGATTAGTTAATGGAATAAATAATTTTTGGGTACAAGGGCTTGATGAAATTAAAACTTTATATGCAATGGGAGCTTTCCCAAAAGATAGTTTAACAACTGGATGGGAAGCAGCACAAAATTTATATAAACAAGGAAAAGCAGGAATGACAATAGAAGGTTCTTGGTTTGTAGGAGGATTACCTGATCAAGATCATACAAAAGTGTTACCTGTACCAGCAATACCAGGAACAAAAGGAGTTAATTCAGATATAATAGCAGGATTTACTTCAGGATATTATTTGAGTAAAAGAGCTTATAACGATCCAAATAAAAAAGATATAGTTTTAAAATTATTAAAATATTTAACAACTCCAGCTATGATTAAAAAAATGGCAACAGCAAATGGAGGAGTTCCAGCAGCTAATGTAAAAATAGAAGGATTATCACCAGCAAAAGCTTCAGGAAATGCAATGGTTGCAAAAGCAGAACATATGTCATTACCAATTGATGCACAAATATCAAGACCTGCATTTATGGAAATTGTTAGAGGAGTTCCATATATATCAGTAGGAAGAAAAGATTCAAGAGCAGTATTAGAAACAGCAAGAAATGTAGAGTTAGAAGCAAAAGGAAAATAA
- a CDS encoding carbohydrate ABC transporter permease, with the protein MVNNTVFERIQKQITNFKLSKLIIYIVLSVWASTTILPLLWIFNNSFKASNEIINKPFAIAGKFNPVNYLNALTKVDMGRSYMNSFIMSGSVVVLVMLFGGMAAYAISRFEFRGRTIIQGALAIGLLIPGFVTVVPVYEILIKLHLVDTYFALIFPQTAGNLVFATLVLSAYMASLPKELEEAAILDGCNRWQIFSKIIVPMSKPAFATVGIFSFLWSYNDLFSSLVFVSSKKVRPICVLLNEVSSQYGTDYGLQATAVVLTVVPVLIVYLILQRQIVSGLTAGAVKG; encoded by the coding sequence ATGGTAAATAATACGGTATTTGAGAGGATTCAAAAACAGATTACTAATTTTAAATTATCTAAACTGATAATTTATATAGTTTTAAGTGTATGGGCATCTACAACAATTCTTCCTCTATTGTGGATATTTAATAACTCATTTAAAGCTTCTAATGAAATAATAAATAAGCCTTTTGCAATAGCGGGAAAGTTTAACCCAGTAAATTATTTAAATGCACTTACAAAAGTAGATATGGGAAGAAGTTATATGAATAGCTTTATAATGTCAGGAAGTGTTGTTGTTTTAGTAATGCTATTTGGGGGAATGGCAGCTTATGCAATATCAAGATTTGAATTTAGAGGAAGAACTATTATTCAAGGAGCACTAGCAATAGGGTTATTAATACCTGGATTTGTTACGGTTGTTCCAGTTTATGAAATTTTAATAAAATTACATTTAGTTGATACATATTTTGCATTAATATTTCCACAAACAGCAGGAAATTTAGTGTTTGCTACATTGGTATTATCGGCATATATGGCTTCATTGCCAAAAGAATTGGAAGAGGCAGCTATTTTAGATGGGTGTAACAGATGGCAAATTTTTTCAAAAATAATTGTTCCTATGTCAAAACCGGCATTTGCAACAGTTGGGATATTTTCATTCTTGTGGTCGTATAATGATCTGTTTTCGTCATTAGTATTTGTGTCTTCTAAAAAAGTAAGACCTATATGTGTTTTGCTTAATGAAGTAAGTTCGCAATATGGGACAGATTATGGACTTCAAGCAACTGCGGTTGTATTAACGGTAGTTCCTGTATTAATTGTATATTTAATATTACAAAGACAAATTGTAAGTGGTCTTACAGCTGGAGCTGTAAAAGGATAG
- a CDS encoding NusG domain II-containing protein has translation MKYFRKGDILIYMIVCVIFIFMGMTILKFDKNSKPDKIEIYVNNKLEYIYKLKNKQKIFKVPTPIGGVTVEIKDMKVRVLTSYSPKKLCVKQGWISKSGETIIGVPDKLIIKIKGKQETELDYVLQ, from the coding sequence ATGAAATATTTTAGAAAAGGGGATATACTAATTTATATGATAGTATGTGTAATATTTATATTTATGGGGATGACTATATTAAAATTTGATAAAAATAGTAAGCCGGATAAAATAGAAATTTACGTGAATAATAAATTAGAATATATATATAAACTAAAAAATAAACAAAAAATTTTTAAGGTTCCAACTCCTATAGGGGGAGTAACTGTAGAGATAAAAGATATGAAAGTGAGAGTTTTAACTTCATATTCTCCTAAAAAATTATGCGTAAAACAAGGCTGGATATCAAAATCAGGAGAAACTATAATTGGAGTTCCAGATAAATTAATCATAAAAATAAAAGGGAAACAAGAAACTGAATTAGATTATGTTCTTCAATGA